In the genome of Bradysia coprophila strain Holo2 unplaced genomic scaffold, BU_Bcop_v1 contig_232, whole genome shotgun sequence, one region contains:
- the LOC119076035 gene encoding uncharacterized protein LOC119076035, with the protein MPSHKKPNDRMIRRYKNYSDEFLSKIITEIANGKITLNKASKKYGISKGTLSHKINKKHVRSVGRSRLLSLMEEKIIVKHVVTVSEWGFPFTQMDLCQLTKLYLNKSNRQVSQFKDNMPSVQWARRFLKAYKLDVSLKYCQNIKRSKAGLTEEAMEQYFNNLKETLTNDDGTMIPPENVYNYDETNLSDDPGVKKCIFKRGVKYPERICDTSKASTSIMFCGSATGKMLPPYVVYKAKHLYPTWMEGGPPDTRYNRSKSGWFDAAIFADWFASMFVPFVRKQKHIGKVVVIGDNLTSHFSAEVLSLCESNKIAFVCLPTNSTHMTQPLDVAFYGPLKKSWRGILDEWKKGLQKKSQTVTKESFPGLLKKLHEHVTNNDTSSKNLVAGFKKCGIYPLNPSEVIDRLPKYSEAENISENVSMAVMDMLQDLRNGVCKQTKAKRRKIDVQPGKSVSLEDILLNQTVDIQASTGEIESNGDNEDLDGNILEESDSDEDNVRTTARKSAKSKTPRKVKRKTIGVLKPKTKPPKAKSKPKKSSKDDTSGRDTLPLSSITAESKFHSINAGAFSSVSKDANKTSTGENGISAATGSVQNLQPFDFVIVEFFVPQTKRFKHFIAKVVQVNSDFHKVIFLQHHKSRFFWPDFLEERNILTSQVRKTLTAPVQKGEDIVFNKVEILDFNFK; encoded by the exons ATGCCTAGTCATAAAAAACCCAACGATCGTATGATTCGTCGATACAAGAATTACTCCGATGAATTTCTATCCAAGATCATCACCGAGATTGCAAATGGCAAGATCACCCTAAACAAAGCGTCGAAGAAATACGGCATTTCGAAAGGAACTCTGAGTCacaaaatcaacaagaaaCACGTCAGAAGCGTTGGACGTTCTCGGCTGTTGTCATTGATGGAAGAGAAGATCATCGTCAAGCATGTGGTTACCGTGTCCGAATGGGGCTTCCCATTCACTCAAATGGACTTATGCCAACTGACCAAGTTATATTTGAACAAGTCGAACCGGCAGGTCTCTCAGTTCAAAGACAATATGCCTAGCGTACAATGGGCTCGGCGGTTCCTTAAAGCATACAAATTGGACGTCAGTTTGAAATATTGTCAGAACATTAAACGAAGTAAAGCTGGGTTGACAGAAGAAGCTATGGAGCAGtatttcaacaatttgaaGGAGACTCTGACCAACGACGATGGAACAATGATACCCCCTGAAAATGTCTACAATTACGACGAAACCAATTTATCGGATGATCCCGGagtgaaaaaatgtattttcaagCGCGGTGTCAAGTATCCAGAGCGCATTTGTGATACTAGCAAGGCCAGCACCTCTATAATGTTCTGTGGAAGTGCCACTGGCAAGATGCTTCCTCCATACGTCGTTTACAAGGCCAAACACCTGTACCCTACTTGGATGGAAGGTGGTCCACCGGATACGAG ATACAACCGAAGTAAGTCAGGATGGTTCGACGCTGCCATATTCGCTGATTGGTTCGCCAGTATGTTCGTTCCTTTCGTACGAAAGCAAAAACACATCGGCAAGGTAGTTGTGATCGGTGACAATTTGACCAGCCATTTCTCGGCAGAAGTTCTGTCATTATGTGAGAGCAATAAGATTGCTTTCGTTTGTCTTCCGACTAACTCAACGCACATGACGCAGCCATTGGATGTGGCATTTTATGGTCCACTAAAGAAATCATGGCGTGGAATTTTGGATGAGTGGAAGAAAGGTCTGCAAAAGAAGTCTCAAACAGTCACGAAGGAATCGTTTCCCGGACTCCTCAAAAAACTGCACGAACACGTTACAAACAACGACACCTCTTCCAAAAATTTGGTCGCTGGATTTAAGAAGTGCGGTATTTATCCGTTGAATCCATCCGAAGTCATTGACAGATTGCCGAAATACAGTGAAGCCGAGAATATTTCTGAGAATGTGTCGATGGCTGTTATGGACATGCTTCAAGATTTGCGGAATGGTGTTTGTAAACAAACGAAAGCGAAGCGACGAAAAATCGATGTACAGCCTGGAAAAAGTGTCAGCCTCGAGGATATATTGCTGAATCAGACTGTTGACATTCAGGCATCAACTGGCGAAATCGAATCGAACGGTGACAATGAAGATTTGGATGGAAACATATTGGAAGAATCTGACAGCGACGAGGACAATGTTCGGACGACCGCAAGAAAATCGGCAAAGAGTAAAACGCCTCGGAAAGTTAAACGCAAAACAATTGGAGTTCTGAAACCCAAAACGAAGCCACCAAAGGCAAAATCGAAACCAAAAAAGTCTTCCAAGGATGATACAAGCGGCCGCGATACCCTACCACTATCGTCGATCACTGCAGAGTCCAAGTTCCATTCAATTAATGCTGGTGCCTTTTCAA GTGTCTCAAAAGATGCAAACAAAACTTCAACGGGAGAAAACGGTATCAGCGCTGCGACAGGTTCTGTACAAAATCTGCAACCTTTCGACTTCGTCAtcgttgaattttttgttccaCAAACTAAACGCTTCAAACACTTCATCGCGAAAGTGGTTCAGGTTAATTCTGACTTCCACAAGGTTATATTTTTGCAGCATCACAAGTCACGATTCTTCTGGCCAGATTTCTTAGAAgaacgaaatattttaacaagCCAGGTGCGCAAAACGTTGACAGCGCCGGTGCAGAAAGGGGAAGACATTGTGTTCAATAAGGTTGAAATTTTGGACTTCAATTTTAAATAG
- the LOC119076055 gene encoding arrestin domain-containing protein 4-like, with protein sequence MESAYCRIVLDKPTSTYYSGQTIFGTITLLKYNGKKVRGIFFKITGHGKCSWSTLKRTESTAAPTNYSADEMTKDKDRFLHLSGDEDYLAGEIVYIAGSKHGPQFQINQDEVSYNFRFDLNHMLPSSFKGTYGKIKYEMEFTIDRKWKLDKTYKVPLTIMKSLDLNFDPYARVPQQKQLTRNIGLISSGPISLHVLIPRTGFACGEKLPIQVIVTNNSSTHVDKVKFTLRKIIDYHSKAPARSTKQEILKILKKEAGGVSKKSEQKYEHLLDVPELQSSDKQASNIIHISYDIVVEVKVSGLYKNLIEVIPVTLGTIGLLNANMPGWSGTTTGSQDNQSLPALPIAMPMPMPMPHTSMYPSLPSQLNNSYPPAADTNPFSPFSTSSPIQNQTVEPRRHSTNVPPSAPPLDFYAVSPNSTRSSICADAPPSYSEVFGSPEVFGSMSMISSMSMNSSMSINSSMSSLSISQTSRQDTANSNEPFRGNEQRASVPPRRRRRMAEAVQESSDSVNGESNGGEIAKQRLILALTIILGLLVIMMF encoded by the exons atggaaagtgcatACTGCCGAATTGTTTTAGACAAACCAACAAGCACATACTACTCGGGCCAAACAATATTTGGTACGATAACACTGCTCAAATACAATGGAAAGAAGGTTCGCG GTATATTCTTCAAAATAACCGGTCATGGAAAGTGTAGCTGGTCTACGCTGAAACGTACAGAATCAACTGCAGCGCCTACAAACTATTCTGCAGATGAAATGACAAAGGATAAAGATCGCTTTTTGCATCTGTCTGGGGACGAAGACTATTTGGCCGGTGAAATTGTTTATATAGCCGGATCTAAGCATG GTCCTCAATTCCAGATCAATCAAGATGAAGTCAGTTACAATTTCCGATTCGATCTGAATCACATGCTCCCGTCCTCGTTCAAAGGTACCTACGGCAAAATCAAATACGAAATGGAATTTACGATCGACCGCAAATGGAAACTGGACAAAACGTACAAGGTGCCATTGACGATTATGAAATCGTTGGACTTAAATTTCGATCCGTATGCCCGCGTACCACAACAGAAGCAATTAACGCGAAACATTGGCCTCATTAGCAGTGGTCCCATTTCGTTGCATGTTTTAATACCGCGCACGGGATTCGCTTGTGGCGAAAAGTTGCCCATTCAAGTGATCGTTACGAACAACAGCTCAACGCATGTGGATAAGGTAAAGTTCACGTTACGgaaaattatcgattatcacAGCAAGGCGCCGGCCCGATCAACGAAACAGGAAATTTTGAAGATTCTAAAAAAAGAAGCCGGCGGAGTGAGCAAAAAGTCTGAACAGAAATACGAACATTTGTTGGACGTGCCAGAGCTGCAATCGTCCGATAAACAAGCGAGCAACATCATACACATTAGCTATGACATCGTGGTCGAGGTTAAAGTTAGCGGTTTGTACAAGAACCTCATCGAAGTAATACCAGTGACATTAGGCACAATTGGTTTACTGAATGCTAATATGCCTGGTTGGAGTGGCACCACCACTGGATCACAAGACAATCAATCATTGCCGGCTCTTCCAATCGCTATGCCAATGCCAATGCCAATGCCACACACATCCATGTATCCATCGCTACCGTCACAATTAAACAATTCGTACCCACCCGCTGCCGACACTAATCCGTTTTCCCCGTTCAGTACGAGTTCACccattcaaaatcaaacagTTGAACCGCGTCGACACAGTACAAATGTTCCGCCATCAGCTCCACCACTGGACTTTTATGCTGTAAGTCCCAATTCTACACGAAGTTCAATATGTGCCGATGCTCCACCATCTTATTCGGAAGTATTCGGTTCACCGGAAGTATTCGGATCGATGTCGATGATTAGCTCAATGTCGATGAATAGCTCGATGTCGATAAACAGTTCGATGTCCAGTCTAAGCATTTCGCAGACATCCCGCCAGGATACTGCGAATTCAAACGAACCGTTCCGTGGAAACGAACAACGCGCATCAGTTCCACCGCGAAGACGTAGACGAATGGCTGAAGCGGTACAGGAAAGCAGTGATTCAGTGAACGGTGAATCGAATGGCGGTGAGATTGCAAAGCAACGACTTATCTTGGCCTTGACAATAATTTTGGGACTGTTAGTGATTATGATGTTTTga